In the Streptomyces formicae genome, one interval contains:
- a CDS encoding enoyl-CoA hydratase/isomerase family protein: MGDEQRYGEYVAVRRHGHVVELVLDRPKAMNAVSAEMGRSIAAACAALTDDRDARVVVLTSTHERAFCVGADLKERNSFSDAELRRQRPTSRGAYGGVLELPMPTIAAVHGFALGGGFELALSCDVIVADSTAVVGLPEVSVGVIPGGGGTQLLPRRVGSARAAELIFSARRVEAAEARELGLVDVLVDGDGARTEALALGARMAANSPVGLRAAKRALRLGQGLDLRAGLEVEDAAWRDVAFSGDRVEGVAAFNEKRKPEWPGE, encoded by the coding sequence ATGGGTGACGAGCAGCGGTACGGGGAGTACGTGGCGGTCAGGCGGCACGGCCACGTCGTCGAGCTCGTTCTCGACCGGCCGAAGGCCATGAACGCCGTCTCGGCGGAGATGGGGCGCTCCATCGCCGCCGCCTGCGCCGCGCTGACGGACGACCGTGACGCCCGCGTCGTCGTCCTGACCTCCACCCACGAGCGGGCCTTCTGCGTCGGCGCCGACCTCAAGGAGCGGAACTCCTTCAGCGACGCCGAGTTGCGCCGTCAGCGGCCCACCTCGCGTGGCGCCTACGGCGGTGTCCTCGAACTCCCCATGCCGACGATCGCCGCCGTGCACGGCTTCGCGCTCGGCGGAGGGTTCGAGCTCGCGCTGTCGTGCGACGTGATCGTCGCCGACTCGACCGCCGTCGTCGGGCTTCCCGAGGTGTCGGTCGGCGTCATTCCCGGCGGCGGCGGCACCCAGCTGCTGCCGCGTCGCGTCGGGTCCGCCCGCGCGGCCGAGCTGATCTTCTCGGCGCGGCGCGTGGAGGCCGCGGAGGCGCGGGAGTTGGGCCTGGTGGACGTACTGGTCGACGGGGACGGGGCCCGCACGGAGGCGCTCGCGCTCGGCGCCCGCATGGCCGCCAACTCGCCCGTCGGGCTGCGCGCCGCCAAGCGCGCGCTGCGCCTCGGGCAGGGGCTCGACCTGCGTGCGGGGCTCGAGGTGGAGGACGCGGCGTGGCGCGACGTGGCGTTCTCGGGGGACCGGGTGGAGGGTGTCGCCGCGTTCAACGAGAAGCGGAAGCCGGAGTGGCCCGGGGAGTAG
- a CDS encoding GGDEF domain-containing protein has protein sequence MGEDVRLRAVVELAQGMAAAHAPRESWRAAALGACRALNGSFAALSVWERDLGRLRVLVNVGERAEGEEEFPERESYPVNQFPEIAEFLHERWAGGGEPHAWVETAEGPAGGRAAGYCHERVTALRRRGRGCCVVAPIVLHGRAWGELYVARPVGAPVFDRADADFATVLAAVVAAGIAQTERLEEARRLAFTDALTGLANRRAVDLRLDEAVERHRVDGVVVSLVVCDVNGLKRVNDTRGHAVGDRLLERFGSVLSVCGAMLPGALAARLGGDEFCLLSVGPGADEVVRVAEELCVRAGELELGDGVACGVASTGDPIGAVRSGRRLFRLADAAQYRAKAARAVKPVVAGRGGGEEGDDPVVRLADAPSGEGGAEVGERRRFRGREPRGARGARGSS, from the coding sequence ATGGGTGAGGATGTCCGGCTGCGGGCCGTGGTGGAGTTGGCGCAGGGGATGGCCGCGGCGCACGCTCCGCGTGAGTCCTGGCGCGCGGCCGCCCTCGGTGCCTGCCGCGCGCTGAACGGGAGCTTCGCCGCGCTCTCCGTGTGGGAGCGCGATCTGGGGCGGCTGCGGGTGCTCGTGAACGTGGGCGAACGGGCCGAGGGCGAGGAGGAGTTCCCCGAGCGGGAGTCCTACCCCGTCAACCAGTTCCCGGAGATCGCCGAGTTCCTGCACGAACGCTGGGCCGGTGGCGGTGAGCCGCACGCCTGGGTCGAGACCGCCGAGGGGCCCGCGGGCGGCAGGGCCGCGGGCTACTGCCACGAGCGCGTCACCGCGCTGCGGCGGCGCGGGCGCGGCTGCTGTGTGGTCGCGCCGATCGTGCTGCACGGGCGGGCGTGGGGCGAGCTGTACGTGGCGCGGCCGGTGGGCGCGCCCGTCTTCGACCGGGCCGACGCCGACTTCGCCACGGTCCTCGCGGCGGTCGTCGCCGCCGGGATCGCCCAGACCGAACGCCTCGAGGAGGCGCGGCGGCTCGCCTTCACCGACGCGCTCACCGGGCTCGCCAATCGGCGCGCGGTCGATCTGCGGCTCGACGAGGCGGTGGAGCGGCACCGGGTCGACGGCGTCGTGGTGAGCCTCGTCGTCTGCGACGTGAACGGGCTCAAGCGGGTCAATGACACCCGGGGACATGCCGTCGGCGACCGCCTTCTCGAGCGGTTCGGGTCGGTCCTCTCCGTCTGCGGCGCAATGCTCCCGGGGGCACTCGCGGCGCGGCTCGGCGGGGACGAGTTCTGTCTGCTCTCGGTGGGGCCCGGGGCTGATGAGGTGGTGCGGGTGGCCGAGGAACTCTGCGTACGGGCGGGGGAGTTGGAGCTCGGCGACGGGGTCGCCTGCGGGGTCGCGTCGACCGGTGACCCGATCGGGGCGGTGCGTTCGGGTCGCCGGCTGTTCCGGCTCGCGGACGCGGCGCAGTACCGGGCGAAGGCTGCGCGGGCGGTGAAGCCGGTGGTGGCGGGGCGGGGTGGGGGTGAGGAGGGTGATGATCCGGTGGTTCGGCTGGCTGACGCGCCGTCCGGGGAGGGCGGGGCGGAGGTGGGGGAGCGGCGGAGGTTTCGGGGGCGGGAGCCGCGGGGGGCTCGGGGGGCGCGGGGCTCGTCGTGA
- the hutH gene encoding histidine ammonia-lyase yields MGTVALGTSGTSAEDVIAVARGNARIELTAEARTALAASREIVDALAAKPEPVYGVSTGFGALASRHIGPDLRAQLQRNIVRSHAAGMGPRVEREVVRALMFLRLKTVCSGHTGVRPEVAQTMADVLNAGITPVVHEYGSLGCSGDLAPLSHCALTLMGEGDAEGPDGEVRPAGELLAAHGITPVELREKEGLALLNGTDGMLGMLVMALADLDLLYKSADVTAALTLEALLGTEKVLAPELHAIRPHPGQAASAANMLAVLAGSGLTGHHQDDAPRVQDAYSVRCAPQVAGAGRDTMAHARTVAERELAAAVDNPVVLPDGRVESNGNFHGAPVAYVLDFLAIAAADLGSIAERRTDRLLDKNRSHGLPPFLADDAGVDSGLMIAQYTQAALVSEMKRLAVPASADSIPSSAMQEDHVSMGWSAARKLRTAVDNLTRIVAVELYAATRAVELRAGLTPAPATQAVIEAIRKAGVEGPGPDRFLAPDLAAAESFVRTGALVAAVEPVTGPLS; encoded by the coding sequence GTGGGCACTGTGGCCCTTGGGACGTCCGGAACGAGCGCCGAGGACGTCATCGCCGTCGCGCGGGGCAACGCGCGGATCGAACTGACCGCCGAGGCGCGCACCGCCCTCGCCGCGTCCCGCGAGATCGTCGACGCGCTCGCGGCCAAGCCGGAACCCGTGTACGGCGTCTCCACCGGCTTCGGCGCCCTCGCCAGCCGGCACATCGGACCCGACCTCCGCGCCCAGCTGCAGCGCAACATCGTCCGTTCGCACGCGGCGGGCATGGGCCCCCGCGTGGAGCGCGAAGTGGTCCGCGCGCTGATGTTCCTGCGACTGAAGACCGTCTGCTCGGGCCACACGGGCGTACGCCCCGAGGTCGCGCAGACCATGGCCGACGTCCTGAACGCGGGCATCACCCCGGTCGTCCACGAGTACGGCTCGCTCGGCTGCTCCGGCGACCTCGCGCCGCTCAGCCACTGCGCGCTGACGCTGATGGGCGAGGGCGACGCGGAGGGTCCTGACGGGGAGGTGCGGCCCGCCGGCGAGCTGCTCGCCGCGCACGGCATCACGCCCGTCGAACTGCGCGAGAAGGAAGGGCTCGCCCTCCTCAACGGCACGGACGGCATGCTCGGCATGCTGGTGATGGCCCTCGCCGACCTGGACCTGCTCTACAAGTCCGCCGATGTCACCGCCGCCCTGACCCTTGAGGCACTGCTCGGTACGGAGAAGGTCCTCGCCCCCGAGCTGCACGCCATCCGCCCGCACCCGGGACAGGCCGCGTCCGCCGCCAACATGCTTGCCGTGCTTGCCGGTTCGGGCCTCACCGGGCACCACCAGGACGACGCGCCGCGCGTGCAGGACGCCTACTCGGTGCGCTGTGCGCCGCAGGTCGCGGGCGCGGGCCGGGACACGATGGCGCACGCGCGCACGGTCGCCGAGCGCGAGCTGGCCGCCGCCGTCGACAACCCGGTCGTGCTGCCCGACGGCCGCGTCGAGTCCAACGGCAACTTCCACGGCGCCCCCGTCGCGTACGTCCTCGACTTCCTCGCGATCGCCGCCGCCGACCTCGGCTCGATCGCCGAGCGCCGCACCGACCGGCTGCTCGACAAGAACCGTTCGCACGGGCTTCCGCCGTTCCTCGCCGATGACGCGGGCGTCGACTCGGGGCTCATGATCGCCCAGTACACACAGGCCGCCCTGGTGAGCGAGATGAAGCGGCTCGCCGTGCCCGCCTCCGCCGATTCCATCCCGTCCTCCGCGATGCAGGAGGACCACGTCTCCATGGGCTGGTCCGCGGCCCGCAAGCTGCGCACCGCGGTCGACAACCTGACTCGCATCGTCGCCGTCGAGCTGTACGCCGCGACGCGCGCCGTCGAGCTCCGCGCGGGTCTCACGCCCGCCCCCGCGACCCAGGCCGTCATCGAGGCCATCCGCAAGGCCGGTGTCGAGGGGCCCGGGCCCGACCGGTTCCTCGCTCCCGATCTGGCCGCGGCGGAATCGTTCGTGCGGACCGGTGCCCTGGTGGCGGCGGTCGAGCCCGTCACGGGGCCGCTGAGCTAG
- a CDS encoding AAA family ATPase has protein sequence MTETPWDVLLLGGASGIGKSQLAARLADEHKAFVVEFDDVVEAVRAITTPEQHPGLHLFDAYEEVDAELPEDRVLALQLATARALEPAALGVVRNRLTVDVPAVIEGDYLTPAAAARAVREGAAAGRRVRAVFLHEGDAGQIAANYAAREPAAGRQSERARVSAAYSRRLAEQAREHGLPVVDARPWPTLASRVREATA, from the coding sequence GTGACAGAGACCCCCTGGGACGTCCTGCTGCTCGGCGGCGCGTCCGGCATCGGAAAGAGTCAGCTCGCGGCCCGCCTCGCCGACGAGCACAAGGCGTTCGTGGTGGAGTTCGACGACGTGGTGGAGGCGGTGCGGGCGATCACGACACCGGAGCAGCACCCAGGTCTCCACCTCTTCGACGCGTACGAGGAAGTCGACGCGGAGCTGCCGGAGGACCGCGTGCTCGCACTCCAGCTCGCCACCGCCCGCGCGCTCGAACCCGCCGCCCTCGGCGTCGTACGCAACCGGCTCACCGTCGACGTGCCCGCCGTGATCGAGGGCGACTACCTCACCCCGGCCGCGGCGGCGCGGGCCGTCCGGGAGGGCGCGGCGGCGGGCCGCCGGGTGCGGGCCGTGTTCCTGCACGAGGGCGACGCCGGTCAGATCGCCGCCAACTACGCGGCGCGGGAGCCCGCCGCGGGGCGCCAGTCGGAACGGGCGCGGGTGAGCGCGGCGTACTCCCGCCGGCTGGCGGAGCAGGCCAGGGAGCACGGGCTGCCCGTGGTGGACGCCCGCCCCTGGCCCACACTCGCGTCCCGCGTACGAGAGGCGACCGCGTAG
- a CDS encoding APC family permease, protein MSGAPPPAPDSNGSEGRGFVRRVGPFQATAINMSQMCGIGPFVTIPLMVAAFGGPQAVIGFVAGALLALADGLIWAELGAAMPGSGGSYVYLRQAFQYRTGRLMPFLFVWTAMLFIPIGMSTGIVGLVQYLGYLAPDMGQTTGDLVGLGIIALVITLLWRGIEHIARITAVMWVVMLVSVGAVILAAATHFSPDLAFTYPAHAVELTSNHFWIGFAGGLTIGIYDYLGYNTAAYMGAEIKNPGRTLPRAIIFSILGIMVIYLLLQIGTLGVIDWHRMTDPNDIASTSVASAVLEETWGKGAADVVTVLILVTAFASVFAGLLGGSRVPYDAARDRVFFRPYAKLHHRHRFPTLGLATMGVVCAVGFMIGRHTDLATLIQLLTTVMVIVQALAQIAAVTVLRRRQPDLPRPYRMWLYPVPSLVALVGWLVIYGYADKNSPGRHPIEWSLAWLGLGCVAFLLWARFEKVWPFGPKEISEEYLESSKAPKSPAILATPEAPAPPEASAAPTAPAAPAAPEDGSPDRTDTVTP, encoded by the coding sequence GTGTCCGGAGCCCCACCGCCCGCCCCCGACAGCAACGGCTCCGAAGGCAGGGGCTTCGTCCGCCGCGTCGGCCCCTTCCAGGCCACCGCCATCAACATGAGCCAGATGTGCGGGATCGGCCCCTTCGTCACGATCCCGCTGATGGTCGCCGCGTTCGGCGGGCCGCAGGCCGTCATCGGTTTCGTCGCGGGCGCGCTGCTCGCGCTCGCCGACGGGCTCATCTGGGCCGAACTCGGCGCCGCCATGCCGGGATCCGGCGGGAGTTACGTCTATCTGCGCCAGGCGTTCCAGTACCGCACGGGACGCCTGATGCCGTTCCTGTTCGTGTGGACGGCGATGCTGTTCATCCCGATCGGCATGTCGACCGGGATCGTCGGCCTCGTCCAGTACCTCGGCTATCTCGCGCCCGACATGGGACAGACGACCGGGGACCTCGTCGGGCTCGGCATCATCGCCCTGGTGATCACGCTCCTGTGGCGCGGCATCGAACACATCGCCAGGATCACCGCCGTGATGTGGGTCGTCATGCTCGTCTCGGTCGGGGCCGTGATCCTCGCGGCGGCCACGCACTTCAGCCCGGACCTGGCGTTCACCTACCCCGCGCACGCCGTGGAGTTGACGAGCAATCACTTCTGGATCGGCTTCGCCGGGGGCCTGACCATCGGCATCTACGACTATCTCGGCTACAACACCGCCGCGTACATGGGCGCCGAGATCAAGAACCCGGGCCGCACCCTGCCCCGCGCCATCATCTTCTCGATCCTCGGCATCATGGTGATCTACCTGCTCCTCCAGATCGGCACGCTCGGCGTCATCGACTGGCACCGGATGACCGACCCGAACGACATCGCCTCAACATCGGTGGCGTCGGCGGTACTTGAGGAGACCTGGGGCAAGGGCGCGGCCGACGTCGTCACGGTCCTGATCCTCGTCACCGCGTTCGCCTCGGTCTTCGCGGGACTGCTCGGCGGCTCCCGGGTGCCGTACGACGCCGCGCGCGACCGCGTCTTCTTCAGGCCGTACGCCAAGCTGCACCACCGGCACCGCTTCCCGACGCTCGGTCTCGCCACGATGGGCGTGGTGTGCGCCGTCGGCTTCATGATCGGCCGCCACACCGACCTGGCCACGCTCATCCAGCTCCTCACCACCGTGATGGTGATCGTCCAGGCGCTGGCCCAGATCGCCGCGGTGACGGTCCTGCGCAGACGGCAGCCGGACCTTCCCCGCCCCTACCGCATGTGGCTCTACCCGGTGCCGAGCCTGGTCGCGCTGGTCGGCTGGCTCGTCATCTACGGATACGCCGACAAGAACTCGCCGGGGCGGCATCCCATCGAATGGTCGCTCGCCTGGCTGGGGTTGGGGTGCGTGGCGTTCCTGCTGTGGGCGCGCTTCGAGAAGGTGTGGCCGTTCGGCCCGAAGGAGATCTCGGAGGAGTACCTGGAGTCTTCGAAAGCTCCCAAGTCCCCGGCAATTCTGGCAACTCCGGAAGCTCCGGCACCTCCAGAAGCTTCGGCAGCTCCGACGGCTCCGGCAGCTCCGGCAGCTCCGGAAGACGGCTCGCCGGACCGGACGGATACCGTCACCCCGTGA
- a CDS encoding TetR/AcrR family transcriptional regulator gives MSTDPAPARRRPTHRKGRATLTRESVGQAALDFLGRHGPAELTMRALATELGVSPRALYNYVEDRRDLITVAAEIFQSEWRPPALDPARDRWRETLRAYCRDLRAHYRRHPGMTTLALNENITMARHPAMLRNVDALIGFFTGIEGTGLPPRDAYLACMESIRQVVGFVEFQDRPHDRPPENLDPADLRQTPPPWLREGADDLPHLRRAAEHPHPELPDEVFEFTLDVLIEGIAAAVAKRHDL, from the coding sequence ATGAGCACCGACCCCGCACCGGCCAGGCGCCGCCCCACCCACCGCAAGGGCCGCGCCACCCTCACCCGCGAGTCCGTGGGGCAGGCCGCGCTCGACTTCCTCGGGCGGCACGGACCGGCCGAGCTGACCATGCGCGCGCTCGCGACGGAGCTCGGCGTCTCGCCGCGCGCGCTCTACAACTACGTCGAGGACAGGCGGGACTTGATCACGGTCGCCGCCGAGATCTTCCAGTCCGAGTGGCGGCCGCCGGCCCTCGACCCCGCGCGGGACCGCTGGCGCGAGACCCTGCGCGCGTACTGCCGCGACCTGCGCGCGCACTACCGCCGCCACCCCGGCATGACCACGCTGGCGCTCAACGAGAACATCACGATGGCCCGCCACCCGGCGATGCTGCGGAACGTGGACGCGCTCATCGGCTTCTTCACCGGGATCGAGGGGACGGGCCTGCCACCCCGCGACGCCTACCTCGCCTGTATGGAGTCCATCCGCCAGGTCGTCGGCTTCGTGGAGTTCCAGGACCGCCCGCACGACCGGCCGCCCGAGAACCTCGACCCCGCCGACCTGCGACAGACGCCCCCGCCCTGGCTGCGCGAAGGCGCCGATGACCTCCCCCACCTCCGCAGGGCAGCCGAGCACCCGCACCCCGAACTCCCCGACGAGGTCTTCGAGTTCACCCTCGACGTACTGATCGAGGGCATCGCCGCCGCCGTCGCGAAGCGGCACGACCTCTGA
- a CDS encoding MFS transporter → MLVWGLSLVGFGLTSLLPLALVLLALAGFGDLISETLRSALLQHGTPDALRGRVSSLWMVQATVSPALGNAAVGFLAELNGARFAVVTGGLVCVVATLGVAAGFPALRAARLGVAPPSEGAAPSEGVESSPAEGAGR, encoded by the coding sequence GTGTTGGTCTGGGGCCTCTCGCTCGTCGGCTTCGGCCTCACGTCGCTGCTGCCGCTGGCTCTCGTACTCCTCGCCCTGGCGGGATTCGGCGACCTGATCTCGGAGACGCTGCGCTCGGCCCTGCTCCAGCACGGCACGCCGGACGCGCTGCGGGGCCGGGTCAGCAGCCTCTGGATGGTCCAGGCCACGGTCTCGCCCGCCCTCGGCAACGCGGCCGTGGGCTTCCTCGCGGAGCTGAACGGGGCGCGCTTCGCGGTGGTGACGGGTGGGCTGGTGTGCGTGGTGGCGACGTTGGGGGTGGCCGCGGGGTTTCCCGCCTTGCGGGCGGCGCGGCTGGGGGTTGCTCCTCCTTCGGAGGGGGCTGCTCCGTCGGAGGGGGTGGAGTCGTCCCCCGCGGAGGGGGCGGGGCGGTAG